TTTTCAACCGGGCTGGAAGCGCCGGCGCAGTCGAAACTGGCGGCGTGGGTGTTGGCAGCAAAAACGAGGGATGTCAGCAACAAGGCGTGACGGAGATTGAATGCGAGCATCGACAGATTCCATTCCTGAGGCGGCGGCAGTATGCCGGGCCCAGGCTATCGATGCTCTGGATTTTTTACCGGTTGCTGGCAGACAACCGAAGGCTTCGGCAAACGAGCATCAGAACGCGATGTCCGCCGCCGGCTTCACATCGATCCGCGCCACGGAACCGGTCAGGTGCGCCCAGTCCTTGTTGTGCTCGGCGATGATGTCTTCGGCGCTCATGTTGCCGTTGTCGACGGTGGAATGCGCGTCGGCCGCCAGCTCCACGTCGTAGCCCAGTTGATGGGCCTGGCGCACGGTAGCGTTGACGCAGTAATCGGTTTGCAGGCCGCAGATCACCAGGCGATCGAAATCTTCTCGGGGGATCAGTTTCTGCAGGTTGGTCTGATAGAACGAGTCGTTGGCGGTCTTGTCGACGCGCAGATCGCCGGGCGCGGTGGCCAGTCCGTCAGCCAGTTGCCAGCCCTCGGCGCCGTGGG
The sequence above is a segment of the Pseudomonas sp. HS6 genome. Coding sequences within it:
- a CDS encoding cysteine hydrolase family protein codes for the protein MTTALLIIDVQRALCTGEYECHDIKRVIDSINGLSARARQSGIPVVLIQHNEKDSPLAHGAEGWQLADGLATAPGDLRVDKTANDSFYQTNLQKLIPREDFDRLVICGLQTDYCVNATVRQAHQLGYDVELAADAHSTVDNGNMSAEDIIAEHNKDWAHLTGSVARIDVKPAADIAF